The sequence below is a genomic window from Paenibacillus sp. DCT19.
TAGCCATATTGTAATTGGATTCCATCGTTGCATCTACCAGAATCATGCCTTGTCTTACTGTAAAATCGTAAGAAATTTCTCCATGCGTCCAGTTCTTCTTGAATTTCAATGTTTCTAATGCCATAACCCGGAAAGAAGATCGCTGAGCTTCATTCAATCCCTCATTTTCCACTTCCAACTGTCCATTCCGTCCAGTTATCGGATTATGTCGAATTCCAAATTTCCCAATTACGTTATTTCGTATTTGCACAAAAACTACACCTGAATCTAACCCTGCCAACTCATTATCTAGCTCTTTGAACACCAGATCTAACTGTCGTGCTAATGAAAGCTGGTCAATTTTTACCATATTGCTCCTCCTTTATGCACTTCATCCCTTCGTAACAAGGACTTACGACTCATTATATGACAATATATATGGTCATTCAACAACATCAAACAAACTTGGGTATTTATTACTATGGTTTGCACAATTAATTGCCATTCTTCCGCTTAAAACTGAGTTTTTTCTCTGTATTGCGACAAAATAATCGCATCTGTCATGTCAGAAAAAAAGACTGCCACCCCATCATATTTCATTGGGCTAGCAGTCTTATAACGTTATATAAATCGCAATTTCATATCGGTAAATATCAACCATAGTCTATACATGCATGTTCAAAAGGGCTTAATCAAAAGTGGGCTTGTTGAACAACCTTTATGGTGCTTAT
It includes:
- a CDS encoding O-methyltransferase, whose translation is MVKIDQLSLARQLDLVFKELDNELAGLDSGVVFVQIRNNVIGKFGIRHNPITGRNGQLEVENEGLNEAQRSSFRVMALETLKFKKNWTHGEISYDFTVRQGMILVDATMESNYNMANLMIRYPRTNTYKDSGMESTS